In Garra rufa chromosome 15, GarRuf1.0, whole genome shotgun sequence, a single genomic region encodes these proteins:
- the LOC141287607 gene encoding uncharacterized protein, which translates to MKHDRMCGSRCLGPMTFSADLRGQYVTLSQGGQLASRDTSSFKNGLAFLSRTVKVDEKLCIRIEDCNSLWDGALRVGFTNNCPQRNRLPPASIPDLRDTRGYCVVPVPEDLCRCGVELQFWINYAGMVIVQEKGGEKYYLKAEGLNLNNPLWVFIDLYGSTSAVRLLRSRRGSRLSCPVCPVDGISGTNWPVRTVERQTSEEEHSYNHKTETGKVQKTSSYWKPSLFLVQYANQMTIPSSRECSQLTRAGLGVPAQESRGVDVHSTWRELHHFICSRYPLVELDMIGFHYAKADKYGRLCRLDSNTLKKLEKELADKILYIVPQTDIVLNEIATHTLSSVMNSNTFSPSHSPPPVPTQQRHRLTSTSSFLSESSRNSSMEDMDFISLLREFQHMHLNGSEHVSVLAYRNKVLQSAKDYVSNSNFPWTKIPLVTFIGEEAIDCGGPRREFFRILMMEVQSSLGIFEGQPGHLFFTYDQMALEERKYELAGKLIAWSVAHGGPGFKSLDPCLYQLMCTQECQLVDFDWRLIADADIQDKLQKISSCKTTADLQRLQREQGDWICECGFPGIYRREISIRDVPKIYSYAVRHYIYLRASNMIHQFTKGLNAYGQFWDMVRTHWVEFLPIFTNMHEPLSRSTFRDLFQIHWSKSGTKREAEEETMHYWELVLKMIEDKKPKAPQNELHFEEILAFVTGADEVPPLGFSQKPSIDFYQPEKRGCRLPYANTCIMGLFLPRVVKDEVELYRMLLRAIKDSAVFGRT; encoded by the exons ATGA AGCACGATCGCATGTGTGGCAGTCGATGTCTGGGTCCGATGACTTTCAGCGCGGACCTGAGAGGCCAATACGTGACCCTCAGTCAAGGAGGACAACTTGCATCCAGAGACACCTCATCCTTTAAGAACGGTTTGGCATTTCTCAGCCGCACTGTGAAGGTGGATGAGAAGCTGTGTATACGTATCGAGGACTGCAACTCGTTGTGGGATGGAGCTCTTCGTGTGGGTTTCACCAACAACTGCCCACAAAGAAACCGTTTACCGCCTGCCTCAATACCAGACCTCAGGGACACACGAGGATACTGTGTTGTGCCTGTGCCTGAGGACTTGTGTAGGTGTGGTGTAGAGCTTCAGTTCTGGATAAACTATGCAGGCATGGTGATTGTTCAAGAAAAAGGTGGGGAGAAATATTACCTCAAAGCAGAAGGACTAAACCTGAATAATCCACTGTGGGTTTTCATTGATCTGTATGGAAGCACAAGCGCTGTTCGCCTTCTGA GATCAAGGAGGGGCAGTCGATTATCATGCCCGGTTTGTCCTGTAGATGGTATTTCTGGCACCAACTGGCCAGTGAGAACGGTTGAGCGACAAACATCAGAGGAAGAGCATAGTTATAACCATAAAACAG AAACCGGAAAGGTCCAGAAAACATCATCTTACTGGAAACCGAGTCTCTTTCTTGTACAGTATGCCAACCAGATGACCATCCCAAGCTCTAGAGAATGTTCACAACTCACAAGAGCTGGTTTAG GTGTACCTGCTCAGGAGTCAAGAGGGGTAGATGTACACTCGACTTGGCGAGAGCTGCATCACTTCATTTGCTCCAGATATCCGTTGGTTGAGCTGGACATGATTGGTTTCCATTATGCGAAGGCTGATAAATATGGACGACTTTGCAGATTAGATTCAAACACTCTGAAAAAACTTGAAAAGGAGCTGGCAGACAAAATACTTTATATAGTTCCTCAGACAGATATTGTTCTAAACGAG ATTGCCACGCACACACTATCGTCAGTCATGAATTCAAATACTTTCTCACCATCGCATTCTCCTCCACCTGTTCCTACTCAACAGAGGCACCGTCTGACTTCAACCAGCAGTTTTCTTTCAGAATCAAGTCGAAACTCTTCaatg GAGGACATGGACTTCATCTCTTTGCTCAGAGAGTTTCAGCACATGCATCTTAATGGCAGCGAGCACGTTTCAGTGTTGGCTTATCGTAACAAGGTGCTGCAGAGTGCTAAAGATTATGTCTCTAACTCTAATTTCCCTTGGACCAAAATTCCTCTAGTGACATTTATTGGTGAGGAAGCAATTGACTGTGGAGGTCCACGAAGAGAGTTCTTCAG AATCCTGATGATGGAGGTGCAGAGCTCGCTGGGCATCTTTGAGGGGCAGCCTGGACACTTGTTCTTCACCTATGACCAGATGGCCTTGGAGGAACGCAAATATGAATTGGCTGGGAAGCTAATTGCATGGTCTGTGGCTCATGGCGGACCAGGATTCAAATCTCTTGACCCCTGCCTTTACCAGCTGATGTGCACCCAGGAATGTCAACTGGTGGACTTTGACTGGCGCCTAATAGCAGATGCTGACATTCAGGACAAACTGCAAAAG ATTTCGTCATGCAAAACTACGGCAGATCTCCAGAGGCTACAGAGAGAGCAAGGTGATTGGATCTGTGAATGTGGTTTTCCTGGAATATACAGACGTGAAATTTCCATCAGAGATGTACCGAAGATTTACTCCTATGCAGTTCGACACTACATATATCTTAG AGCATCAAACATGATTCATCAGTTCACAAAGGGACTGAATGCTTATGGACAGTTCTGGGATATGGTAAGAACTCACTGGGTTGAGTTTCTGCCCATTTTTACCAACATGCATGAGCCGCTTTCCAGAAGCACATTCAGAGACCTGTTCCAAATCCATTGGAGTAAATCAGGGACCAAGAGGGAGGCTGAAGAGGAGACTATGCACTACTGGGAACTGGTGCTTAAGATGATTGAAG ATAAAAAACCGAAAGCTCCACAAAATGAGTTGCATTTTGAGGAGATTTTGGCTTTTGTAACTGGAGCGGATGAAGTCCCACCGCTTGGCTTCTCCCAGAAACCCAGCATTGACTTCTACCAGCCAGAGAAGCGCGGATGCCGTCTACCATATGCCAACACATGCATTATGGGATTGTTCCTCCCTAGGGTGGTAAAAGATGAAGTGGAACTTTACAGGATGCTCCTAAGAGCAATCAAAGACTCAGCTGTTTTTGGAAGAACATAA
- the nkx6.3 gene encoding homeobox protein Nkx-6.3, with amino-acid sequence MESNISGSFLFNNSLNQFPSDIKAPVCQYSIPNSFYKIGPANINSQLQAGTPHGISDILSRSMMGGPGTPALLSGYPSMGGFGTAVPSPGVYYNRDYAPSGLSSFPKAGVECSGMKGKGSSCWVDGGYEWRGARQQCPNNGGHHSETVGKKKHTRPTFSGHQIFALEKTFEQTKYLAGPERARLAYSLGMTESQVKVWFQNRRTKWRKKSGTEPSSTQASRGESGGDGSENEVEDEEYNKPLDPDTDDEKIRQLLRKHRRAFSVLRLGPHHI; translated from the exons ATGGAGTCCAATATTTCAGGGTCCTTTctcttcaacaacagcttgaacCAGTTCCCCTCAGACATCAAGGCCCCGGTGTGCCAGTACTCCATTCCCAACTCCTTCTACAAGATCGGTCCCGCCAATATCAACTCGCAGCTCCAGGCTGGTACTCCACATGGCATCAGTGACATCCTGAGTCGATCCATGATGGGCGGCCCGGGAACCCCTGCGCTGCTGTCCGGGTACCCTTCCATGGGGGGCTTTGGGACAGCTGTGCCCAGTCCAGGGGTGTATTATAACCGGGATTACGCCCCGTCGGGACTGAGCAGTTTCCCTAAAGCCGGGGTTGAATGTTCGGGGATGAAGGGTAAAGGCAGCAGCTGCTGGGTGGATGGCGGGTACGAGTGGAGAGGAGCCAGACAGCAGTGTCCCAACA ACGGCGGGCATCACAGTGAGACTGTGGGGAAAAAGAAGCACACAAGACCCACATTTAGTGGCCATCAGATCTTCGCTTTGGAGAAAACCTTCGAGCAGACCAAGTACCTGGCAGGACCAGAAAGAGCCAGACTGGCGTACTCCCTAGGCATGACTGAGTCACAAGTTAAA GTGTGGTTCCAGAACCGGCGCACAAAATGGCGGAAGAAGAGCGGGACGGAGCCCAGCTCCACGCAGGCCTCGCGGGGAGAGAGCGGAGGAGACGGCTCGGAGAATGAGGTGGAGGACGAGGAGTATAACAAACCGCTGGACCCCGACACGGACGACGAAAAGATCCGACAGCTGCTGCGCAAACACCGCAGAGCTTTCTCGGTACTCCGCCTGGGACCGCATCACATCTGA